Proteins found in one Pseudomonas marvdashtae genomic segment:
- a CDS encoding substrate-binding periplasmic protein has product MSRINRVLNGRTQALCLLCLLLLVVDHARSESQVLELHILDAPPLTFVDDPRGHGIIGDVAVQAMTRAGYTAKIHLLPWARAQKHVSEEHDYLITPLSRIPGREDRFTWIARIMPMERAFFSLDRQVDSFAQAKETFRKIGVGLGSAQEEILRTEGFRDDQIYPLAIGDNPAQMLLMGRIDAWFNGVPESRYIWPKVSKRKLLMSSVGSSADLYLACSRRCSAKIVDDLREAVEALRKEGAIKRIHDVYLP; this is encoded by the coding sequence ATGAGCCGGATCAACCGCGTTTTGAATGGCCGTACCCAAGCATTGTGCCTGCTCTGCCTGTTGCTGCTGGTAGTCGATCACGCCCGCAGCGAGTCCCAGGTGCTTGAACTGCACATCCTCGACGCGCCCCCGCTGACCTTCGTCGACGACCCCAGGGGGCACGGGATTATCGGCGATGTCGCGGTGCAAGCCATGACCCGGGCCGGGTACACCGCGAAGATCCATCTGCTTCCCTGGGCCAGGGCACAGAAACACGTGAGCGAAGAACACGATTACTTGATAACGCCCCTGTCGCGCATTCCGGGGCGAGAGGATCGCTTCACCTGGATCGCCCGGATCATGCCCATGGAGCGAGCCTTCTTCAGCCTCGACCGGCAGGTGGACAGCTTCGCCCAAGCGAAAGAAACCTTCCGCAAGATAGGCGTCGGCCTGGGCAGCGCGCAAGAGGAGATCCTGCGCACCGAGGGCTTCCGGGACGACCAGATCTACCCCCTGGCCATCGGCGACAACCCTGCCCAGATGCTACTGATGGGGCGTATCGATGCCTGGTTCAACGGTGTCCCGGAGAGTCGCTACATCTGGCCGAAAGTGTCCAAGCGCAAACTGCTGATGAGTTCGGTCGGCAGCAGCGCCGACCTTTACCTGGCCTGCTCGCGGCGCTGCTCGGCGAAGATTGTCGACGACTTGCGTGAGGCGGTGGAAGCGTTGCGCAAGGAGGGTGCGATCAAGCGTATTCATGATGTTTACCTGCCATAA
- the mexE gene encoding multidrug efflux RND transporter periplasmic adaptor subunit MexE, translating to MEHSLSKLRFPLALLAVLVISACGKTPDTAASMPAAKVSVAKVLEQPVNEWDEFTGRLEAPETVEIRPRVSGQIDEVAFTEGALVKKGDLLFQIDPRPFQAEVRRLEAQLAQARATATRSENEAQRGERLRLSNAISAELADSRTTAAQEARAAVAGIQAQLDLAKLNLSFTRVTSPISGRVSRAEITAGNLVTADVTPLTSVVSTDKVYAYFDADERVFLKYTQLARQGQRGQATPVYMGLSNEDGNPHLGQMNFVDNQVNPQTGTIRGRAVFDNKDGAFTPGLYTRLKLVGSGTYSAVLINDEAVGTDLGKKFVLVMDAENKPAYRAVELGPKIEGLRIVRNGLSKDDTIIVKGLQRARPGSPVTPETVPMASEATLAALAQQRKALEASNLPQVAPAKAPSGSAGKLASASPRG from the coding sequence ATGGAACATTCACTTTCTAAACTGCGCTTTCCCCTCGCACTGTTGGCAGTGCTGGTGATCAGCGCTTGCGGCAAGACTCCCGACACGGCAGCTTCCATGCCGGCGGCCAAAGTCAGCGTGGCCAAGGTGCTGGAGCAGCCCGTCAACGAATGGGATGAATTCACCGGACGCCTCGAAGCGCCGGAAACCGTCGAGATTCGCCCGCGTGTTTCCGGGCAGATCGATGAAGTGGCCTTCACCGAAGGTGCGCTGGTCAAGAAAGGCGACCTGCTGTTCCAGATCGACCCGCGCCCCTTCCAGGCAGAAGTGCGTCGTCTCGAAGCCCAGTTGGCCCAGGCCCGCGCCACTGCAACCCGCAGCGAGAACGAAGCCCAGCGTGGCGAACGCCTGCGCTTGAGCAATGCCATCTCCGCCGAACTGGCGGATTCGCGCACCACCGCGGCCCAGGAAGCTCGCGCCGCCGTAGCGGGCATCCAGGCGCAGTTGGACCTGGCGAAACTGAACCTGAGCTTCACCCGAGTCACCTCGCCCATCAGCGGCCGCGTCAGCCGTGCGGAGATCACCGCTGGCAACCTGGTGACCGCCGACGTCACGCCGCTGACCAGCGTCGTGTCCACCGACAAGGTCTACGCCTACTTCGACGCCGACGAGCGCGTCTTCCTCAAGTACACCCAACTCGCCCGCCAGGGCCAGCGCGGCCAGGCCACGCCGGTCTACATGGGCCTGTCCAACGAAGACGGCAACCCGCACCTGGGCCAGATGAACTTCGTCGACAACCAGGTCAACCCGCAGACCGGCACCATCCGCGGTCGCGCGGTATTCGACAACAAGGACGGCGCCTTCACGCCAGGCCTCTACACTCGCCTGAAGCTGGTGGGCAGCGGCACCTACTCCGCCGTGCTGATCAACGACGAAGCCGTCGGCACCGACCTTGGCAAGAAATTCGTGCTGGTGATGGACGCCGAGAACAAGCCTGCGTACCGCGCCGTCGAGCTGGGGCCGAAGATCGAAGGCCTGCGCATCGTGCGCAACGGCTTGAGCAAGGACGACACCATCATCGTCAAGGGCCTGCAACGCGCCCGTCCAGGTTCGCCGGTTACGCCTGAAACGGTGCCGATGGCCAGCGAAGCCACCCTCGCCGCCCTGGCACAACAACGCAAAGCGCTCGAAGCCAGCAACTTGCCTCAGGTCGCGCCCGCCAAGGCGCCGTCCGGATCGGCAGGCAAACTGGCCTCTGCGTCCCCACGCGGTTAA